The proteins below are encoded in one region of Schistosoma mansoni, WGS project CABG00000000 data, chromosome 1 unplaced supercontig 0034, strain Puerto Rico, whole genome shotgun sequence:
- a CDS encoding glucosamine-6-phosphate isomerase, putative, whose translation MFKFYQHIDIDPKNVHILNGITDDPEAECEMFEMEIKKAGGIHLFVGGIGPDGHIAFNEPGSSLASRTRVKTLAKETVVANARFFGDNLSQVPERCLTVGVGTVMDANEVMILVTGTSKALALQKAIEEGVNHMWTVSAFQHHKKSIFVVDEDATMELRTKTVRYFKDLDSIHRKLNEISF comes from the exons ATGTTTAAATTTTATCAGCATATAGATATAGATCCGAAAAATGTGCATATACTCAATGGAATAACTGACGATCCAGAAGCTGAATGTGAAATGTTTGAAATGGAGATTAAGAAAGCTGGAGGTATTCACTTATTTGTTGGTGGAATAGGCCCGGATGGCCACATCGCTTTTAACGAGCCAGGTTCTAGCTTAGCATCTCGTACGCGAGTCAAAACGCTGGCGAAGGAGACTGTTGTAGCTAATGCGAGATTTTTTGGAGATAATCTGTCTCAG GTTCCTGAGCGTTGTTTGACAGTGGGAGTTGGAACGGTAATGGATGCTAATGAGGTTATGATTTTAGTCACTGGAACTTCTAAAGCATTAGCATTACAGAAAGCAATCGAAGAGGGAGTAAATCATATGTGGACAGTATCTGCTTTCCAG CATCATAAGAAATCTATATTCGTTGTTGATGAAGATGCGACAATGGAACTTCGCACAAAAACTGTTCGTTATTTTAAAGACCTAGATAGTATTCATCGCAAGCTAAATGAAATATCATTTTAG
- a CDS encoding glucosamine-6-phosphate isomerase, putative: MRLLILEDPEEVAVWAAKYVMKKITDFKPSESRYFVLGLPTGSTPLGMYKRLIEFYHDGKLSFRYVKTFNMDEYLGLSHDHPQSYHYYMYHNFFKVRYILKCWIVNVFILSYVYFYSETRGLLFNEN; this comes from the coding sequence ATGCGTCTACTGATTCTCGAAGATCCTGAAGAAGTTGCAGTATGGGCTGCTAAATACGTAATGAAAAAGATAACTGACTTTAAGCCATCTGAATCGAGATACTTTGTTCTTGGTCTTCCAACCGGTTCAACTCCTTTGGGTATGTACAAGCGGTTAATTGAATTTTACCATGATGGGAAGCTTAGTTTCCGTTATGTGAAAACCTTCAATATGGACGAGTATTTGGGGTTGTCTCACGATCATCCACAATCTTACCATTACtatatgtatcataattttttcAAAGTAAGATATATATTAAAGTGTTGGATTGTTAATGTATTTATCCTTTCATACGTGTACTTTTATTCGGAAACTAGAGGCCTTTTATTCAATGAAAACTGA